One segment of Alnus glutinosa chromosome 2, dhAlnGlut1.1, whole genome shotgun sequence DNA contains the following:
- the LOC133859706 gene encoding DExH-box ATP-dependent RNA helicase DExH18, mitochondrial: MSLLRSCKPKKYASRVRVLLLNQYFSSFGQYDRLVSQNHEFSPVLDVPNRPFSTGLINLCFCKLPSQSVKFVGSDTLYAKPFSSFLEKNDNGVCNSTIVESECDFDADVGKSVELDNVVEGCVSVSGSASADEGDGVEDGSVSDSMVVELDDGNNDVGLETSGGYMHVALQNPVELYRELRDAVKAAKQTRHDWETMQEIFCYFGKSGWASNQALAIYIGLSFFPTAVHKFRNFFFKKCPADVFKYVASLGPSDDAIKFLFPIFVEYCLEEFPDEIKRFQGMIESADLTKPHTWFPFARAMKRKIIYHCGPTNSGKTYNALQRYMEAKKGIYCSPLRLLAMEVFDKVNAHGVYCSLLTGQEKKYVPFSNHIACTVEMVSTDDLYDVAVIDEIQMMSDTCRGYAWTRALLGLKADEIHLCGDPSVLNIVRNICAGTGDELHEHHYERFKPLVVEAKTLLGDLKNVRSGDCVVAFSRREIFEVKMAIEKHTNHRCCVIYGALPPETRRQQASLFNDQDNEFDVLVASDAVGMGLNLNIRRVVFNSLSKYNGDKIVPVPASQVKQIAGRAGRRGSRYPDGLTTTLQLEDLDYLIECLKQPFEEVKKVGLFPFFEQVELFAGQLNNVTFCHLLEKFGENCRLDGSYFLCRHDHIKKVANMLEKVQGLSLEDRFNFCFAPVNIRDPKAMFHLLRFASAYSQKVPVNIAMGMPKGSARNDAELLDLETKHQVLSMYLWLSHHFKEETFPYVKKAEAMATDIADLLGQSLSKANWKPESRQAGQPKPRQKEDGNERPRSLVKLYEKKRLEKSLQHKRSEKVVA, from the exons ATGTCTCTGCTTCGTAGTTGTAAACCTAAGAAATATGcttctagggttagggttttgttatTGAACCaatatttctcttcttttggaCAATATGACCGTTTAGTTTCCCAGAATCACGAGTTTAGTCCAGTTTTAGATGTCCCAAACCGTCCATTTTCGACGGGTTTGATCAACCTATGTTTTTGTAAATTACCCTCACAAAGCGTGAAATTCGTGGGCTCTGACACCCTTTATGCGAAGCCATTTTCGTCGTTCTTAGAGAAGAATGATAATGGTGTATGCAATTCAACAATTGTGGAATCAGAATGTGACTTTGACGCGGACGTAGGGAAAAGTGTTGAATTAGATAATGTAGTTGAGGGTTGTGTTAGTGTTAGTGGTTCAGCGAGTGCTGATGAAGGGGATGGTGTAGAAGATGGTAGTGTTAGTGATTCTATGGTGGTTGAATTGGATGATGGAAATAACGACGTGGGTTTGGAGACAAGTGGGGGTTACATGCATGTTGCATTGCAGAATCCTGTTGAGTTGTATCGTGAGCTAAGAGATGCTGTGAAGGCTGCAAAGCAGACACGGCATGATTGGGAGACAATGCAAGAAATATTCTGTTACTTTGGGAAATCCGGTTGGGCGTCCAATCAGGCTCTTGCCATTTACATTGGCCTGTCATTCTTTCCTACTGCTGTGCACAAGTTCCGGAACTTTTTCTTCAAGAAGTGCCCAGCTGATGTTTTTAAGTATGTGGCGTCGCTTGGTCCCTCGGATGATGCCATCAAGTTCCTGTTTCCTATATTTGTGGAGTATTGTTTGGAGGAGTTTCCTGATGAGATTAAGCGGTTTCAGGGTATGATTGAGTCGGCGGATCTCACAAAGCCCCACACTTGGTTTCCATTTGCACGTGCTATGAAGCGGAAGATAATATATCATTGTGGACCGACCAACAGTGGTAAAACGTACAATGCTCTGCAACGGTATATGGAAGCGAAGAAGGGTATCTATTGTAGTCCTCTCAGGTTGTTAGCTATGGAAGTCTTTGACAAGGTGAATGCGCATGGGGTTTACTGTAGTCTACTTACAggtcaagaaaagaaatatgtCCCTTTTTCGAACCATATTGCTTGTACCGTGGAAATGGTATCTACAGACGATTTGTATGATGTGGCCGTTATTGATGAAATTCAGATGATGTCAGATACATGTAGAGGTTATGCATGGACACGGGCATTGCTTGGATTGAAGGCCGATGAGATACATTTGTGTGGGGATCCAAGTGTTttaaatattgttcgaaatatctgtgCGGGCACTGGGGACGAGTTGCATGAACATCATTATGAGAGATTTAAGCCATTGGTGGTTGAAGCCAAGACCCTGTTGGGAGATCTTAAAAATGTTCGTTCTGGGGACTGTGTGGTTGCTTTTTCGAGGAGAGAGATATTTGAGGTTAAAATGGCAATTGAGAAGCACACCAATCACCGCTGTTGTGTAATTTATGGTGCCTTACCACCAGAAACTCGTAGACAGCAAGCTAGTCTATTCAATGATCAAGATAATGAATTTGATGTGCTTGTTGCTAGTGATGCTGTGGGAATGGGTCTGAATCTCAATATTAGAAGGGTTGTTTTTAATAGCCTTTCAAAATACAATGGAGACAAGATTGTTCCAGTTCCAGCATCACAGGTTAAACAAATTGCTGGAAGAGCTGGTCGTAGAGGAAGCCGCTATCCAGATGGGCTCACAACAACCTTGCAGTTAGAAGATTTAGATTACTTGATTGAGTGCTTGAAGCAACCTTTTGAAGAAGTAAAGAAAGTCggtctctttcctttctttgagCAGGTTGAGCTTTTTGCTGGGCAACTCAATAATGTTACATTCTGCCACCTACTtgaaaaatttggtgaaaattgCCGTCTGGATGGTTCTTACTTTTTGTGTCGACATGATCACATAAAGAAGGTTGCGAATATGTTGGAGAAGGTGCAGGGATTATCCCTGGAGGATCGTTTTAACTTTTGTTTTGCCCCAGTTAATATTAGAGACCCAAAGGCAATGTTCCATCTCCTAAGGTTTGCTTCAGCATACAGTCAGAAGGTTCCTGTCAATATTGCAATGGGCATGCCGAAGGGTTCTGCTCGAAATGATGCAGAGCTCTTAGACCTCGAGACTAAGCATCAAGTGTTGTCTATGTATTTGTGGTTATCACACCACTTCAAGGAGGAAACTTTTCCTTATGTGAAGAAGGCTGAGGCAATGGCGACGGACATTGCTGACTTGTTGGGTCAGTCTCTCTCCAAAGCCAATTGGAAACCAGAATCAAGGCAGGCAGGGCAACCAAAGCCTCGACAGAAGGAAGATGGAAATGAGAGGCCAAGGTCACTTGTCAAATTATATGAGAA GAAAAGACTTGAAAAGTCTTTACAACATAAGCGCTCAGAGAAGGTAGTTGCATAG
- the LOC133860562 gene encoding uncharacterized protein LOC133860562, producing MNSSQICLSLRDDQSWLTLCLDLYLIVPLQDLTAVRLLSEKTKEIAEVAYANSVQGRIVPLAALLIVAPEKVNEGVLELRDADTGSKEKTTVYEGVIREALSLGRQPTTSRAAKRSCSPSQGENAERRKLLLREIELLHLFGAVASSGSTDRRETSPLILACQAGDVTIIELLLKTNIDVNDIDAEGNSALHWSLKASPQQMKIVWLLLKHGARVSQKNKLGLTAFHLAAAKGNSQALQAFLLEDPDAINYKTETKETPLFFAVKNEHIDCAELLLRWGANSEVLNLRRQRPIDMAKSQDMRFMLNPTNISHMNRASPVQQKRSTCFQDDEMISETCDALLIMTDEDTTTDSICSRTKAEICKYFSSPRGCVRGDKCFYAHGEKKLRQMEQGTHLTHSPVVAKEHRRKIFVGGLPPMLDSADSLAKAFEEQFGAVEDAIVMGIQEGDEIKSRGFGFVTFKQDKSVSTAVETHFIIIMGKQVEIKSVIPKCLLTESQKLLAQQHQPKQNNQYEPQAKIPSDQKITEKFEVERMSWVGRLCQGQPNTCSNELQEHISPSFDKSMPAWLRIFVKWLPRHLHDQSTCLNEGDQYALSSLKGDFRATFGLELDHASLGYSKLSDFMKSVPEICRMQIVPIGKCGPATHLVLLPNFPMPHRQLPHTLATPCTPSSDPDSISKRVQNLFHGHQNDSFIDGSTEEAKPAHECPEENSAQNDTLPGVHLRFLEFLKPDPLFHGRPWLQNVSDVDAEDAHGERRGCIEGVKKNHRHQKRHLVLEALCRKRNSTSVFFLGDFDFYKDYKTSIMKRKCFACNRREMLWANFPCRHLLWCDDCKLQAIWTAGASEHKCVVCDEKVLKIGLLQSPEFCQRASHGLPNVEEFPPFNPNHIRSPYKKKKCPLIGM from the exons ATGAACTCAAGTCAAATATG CCTAAGTTTGAGAGATGATCAAAGTTGGTTAACTCTTTGTTTGGACCTTTATTTAATTGTTCCTCTCCAGGATTTGACCGCGGTAAGACTTCTTAGTGAGAAAACGAAGGAAATAGCTGAGGTGGCGTACGCAAACTCCGTCCAAGGCCGTATAGTTCCGTTAGCAGCTCTGCTCATAGTAGCGCCGGAGAAGGTTAACGAAGGGGTTCTGGAGTTGCGAGACGCCGACACGGGATCCAAAGAGAAGACGACCGTATACGAAGGCGTGATAAGAGAGGCCTTGTCCTTGGGCCGCCAACCGACGACGTCCAGAGCCGCCAAACGGAGCTGCTCCCCGTCCCAGGGCGAGAACGCCGAGAGGAGGAAGCTCTTGCTGCGCGAGATAGAGTTGCTCCATCTCTTCGGAGCGGTTGCCTCAAGCGGTTCTACGGACAGGAGGGAGACGTCGCCACTGATCCTTGCATGCCAG GCCGGAGATGTGACCATCATCGAGCTACTTTTGAAGACAAACATAGATGTAAACGACATTGATGCTGAAGGAAACTCTGCTCTTCATTGGTCCCTTAAGGCGTCTCCTCAGCAGAtgaa AATTGTATGGCTCCTTCTGAAGCATGGTGCCCGAGTAAGCCAAAAGAATAAATTGGGGTTGACTGCTTTTCATCTTGCTGCCGCTAAGGGCAACTCACAGGCACTTCAG GCCTTTCTATTGGAAGACCCAGATGCTATCAACTACAAAACGGAAACGAAAGAAACTCCACTGTTTTTTGCAGTGAAGAATGAACATATTGACTGTGCTGAGCTTCTTTTGCGATGGGGAGCAAATAGCGAAGTCCTCAATTTGCG TAGACAGAGACCTATAGACATGGCAAAGTCTCAAGATATGCGGTTCATGCTGAATCCAACTAATATTAGCCACA TGAATCGTGCTTCGCCTGTTCAACAGAAACGTAGTACTTGTTTTCAAGATGATGAGATGATTTCAGAAACCTGTGATGCACTGCTAATCATGACAGATGAAGATACCACTACGGATAG TATCTGCTCAAGAACAAAGGCTGAGATCTGTAAATACTTTAGCTCTCCTCGTGGTTGCGTTAGAGGGGATAAGTGCTTTTATGCGCATGGTGAAAAGAAGCTTCGGCAGATGGAGCAGGGAACACATCTGACTCATTCTCCTGTTGTTGCAAAGGAACATAGACGGAAAATCTTTGTTGGAGGTCTCCCTCCTATGTTGGACTCTG CAGACTCATTGGCTAAAGCTTTTGAAGAACAATTTGGTGCTGTAGAAGATGCTATAGTTATGGGAATTCAAGAAGGAGATGAAATAAAATCTCGAGGATTTGGCTTCGTCACCTTTAAACAAGATAAATCTGTTTCAACAGCTGTTGAAACacactttattattattatgggcAAGCAAGTTGAGATTAAAAGCGTAATCCCAAAATGCCTTCTCACTGAATCCCAGAAACTGTTAGCACAACAACATCAGCCAAAACAGAATAACCAATATGAACCTCAAGCAAAAATACCCAGTGATCAGAAGATTACAGAAAAGTTTGAAGTTGAACGAATGTCCTGGGTTGGTAGATTATGTCAGGGCCAACCAAATACATGTTCCAATGAACTTCAAGAACACATCAGCCCCAGCTTTGACAAAAGTATGCCTGCATGGCTCAGGATTTTCGTGAAGTGGCTGCCGCGCCACTTACATGATCAATCAACATGTTTGAATGAAGGAGATCAATATGCTCTCTCATCTCTTAAAGGTGATTTCAGGGCAACATTTGGCTTGGAACTAGATCATGCCTCTCTCGGCTACTCCAAGCTTAGTGACTTCATGAAATCTGTGCCTGAAATTTGTCGCATGCAGATTGTCCCCATAGGCAAATGTGGACCTGCCACTCATTTGGTCCTGCTGCCTAACTTTCCCATGCCCCATCGTCAATTGCCTCATACACTCGCAACGCCCTGCACGCCATCTAGTGATCCTGATTCTATTTCCAAACGTGTTCAGAACCTTTTTCATGGGCATCAAAATGATAGCTTCATTGATGGCAGCACTGAGGAGGCAAAACCAGCCCATGAGTGCCCTGAAGAGAATTCAGCTCAGAATGATACATTGCCTGGTGTGCATCTGAGGTTTCTTGAATTCTTGAAGCCAGACCCTCTCTTCCATGGTCGACCATGGCTACAAAATGTAAGTGATGTTGATGCAGAAGACGCTCATGGTGAAAGAAGAGGGTGTATAGAGGGGGTTAAAAAGAACCATAGGCATCAAAAGAGACATTTGGTTTTGGAGGCCCTTTGCAGAAAAAGGAACAGCACATCGGTTTTCTTTCTTGGCGACTTTGATTTTTACAAA GATTATAAGACAAGCATCATGAAGAGGAAGTGCTTTGCGTGCAACCGACGTGAGATGTTATGGGCCAACTTTCCATGCCGACATTTGCTGTGGTGCGATGATTGTAAACTACAGGCCATCTGGACGGCTGGCGCTTCTGAGCACAAATGTGTGGTGTGTGATGAGAAAGTACTGAAAATTGGTTTACTACAATCGCCTGAATTTTGTCAGCGTGCAAGTCATGGTCTCCCCAATGTTGAGGAGTTCCCACCTTTCAATCCTAATCATATACGAAG TCCgtacaagaaaaagaaatgtcCATTGATTGGTATGTGA
- the LOC133860563 gene encoding uncharacterized protein LOC133860563 produces the protein MAEVKPSLIEAIYEDDKAQLLTHTKRLFQSGSEPLDRRVVSKLLELCCASDSVECAAALVNGEFGTVPLVNEMNEAGWSTLHTAAKSHAKRCVEVLLKKRARTDLKTKDGHSLLPLELSLSCSRMEVIWNPDDYSVEDLVVLLTEKVGKPSAN, from the exons ATGGCCGAGGTCAAACCGAGCCTAATCGAAGCGATCTATGAAGACGACAAGGCTCAACTCCTAACGCACACGAAGAGGCTCTTCCAGAGCGGTTCGGAGCCCTTAGACCGGCGCGTCGTCTCGAAGCTCCTCGAGCTCTGCTGCGCGTCCGACTCGGTGGAGTGCGCCGCCGCATTGGTGAACGGAGAGTTCGGAACGGTTCCGTTGGTGAATGAGATGAACGAGGCGGGGTGGTCGACGCTGCACACGGCGGCCAAATCTCACGCGAAACGGTGCGTTGAAGTGCTGCTCAAGAAACGCGCTCGTACGGACCTGAAGACGAAGGACGGCCACTCACTGCTTCCTCTGGAGCTGTCTCTTTCTTGCAGCAG GATGGAGGTGATATGGAATCCAGATGACTACTCCGTTGAGGACTTGGTCGTTCTTCTCACTGAAAAGGTTGGAAAACCTTCTGCTAATTAA